Proteins co-encoded in one Gopherus evgoodei ecotype Sinaloan lineage chromosome 4, rGopEvg1_v1.p, whole genome shotgun sequence genomic window:
- the C4H11orf58 gene encoding small acidic protein isoform X1 — translation MSSARETQPRHGMKRAASPDQGSSSWEAVDLGNEERKQKFLRLMGAGKKEHTGRLVIGDHRSTSHFRTGEEDKKMNEDLESQFQQSMDSTMSGRNRRHCGLGFSELEEAEGQDDVNRYSPEPESPEDSESDSESEQEESAEELQSAEKDSEGDDPESKKDVKSNYKMMFVKSSGS, via the exons ATGAGTTCGGCCAGGGAGACGCAGCCCCGTCACGGCATGAAGCGAGCGGCCTCCCCCGAT CAGGGATCGAGCAGCTGGGAGGCAGTAGATTTAGGTAatgaagaaagaaagcaaaagttCTTGAGACTTATGGGAGCAGGAAAG AAAGAACACACTGGCCGCCTTGTTATCGGAGACCACAGATCAACGTCTCATTTCAGAACAG GGGAAGAAGACAAGAAAATGAATGAAGACCTAGAGTCTCAGTTCCAGCAAAGCATGGACAGTACTATGTCTGGAAGAAATCGACGACACTGTGGACTTGGTTTCAGTGAG CTGGAGGAGGCTGAAGGACAAGATGATGTGAACAGATACTCTCCTGAACCTGAAAGTCCAGAGGACTCTGAAAGTGACTCTGAGTCAGAGCAAGAGGAATCTGCAGAAGAACTGCAATCTGCTGAAAAAGACAGTGAAGGTGATGATCCAGAAAGCAAGAAAGATGTGAAAAGCAATTATAAAATGATGTTTGTTAAATCCAGCGGCTCATAA
- the C4H11orf58 gene encoding small acidic protein isoform X2 — protein MSSARETQPRHGMKRAASPDGSSSWEAVDLGNEERKQKFLRLMGAGKKEHTGRLVIGDHRSTSHFRTGEEDKKMNEDLESQFQQSMDSTMSGRNRRHCGLGFSELEEAEGQDDVNRYSPEPESPEDSESDSESEQEESAEELQSAEKDSEGDDPESKKDVKSNYKMMFVKSSGS, from the exons ATGAGTTCGGCCAGGGAGACGCAGCCCCGTCACGGCATGAAGCGAGCGGCCTCCCCCGAT GGATCGAGCAGCTGGGAGGCAGTAGATTTAGGTAatgaagaaagaaagcaaaagttCTTGAGACTTATGGGAGCAGGAAAG AAAGAACACACTGGCCGCCTTGTTATCGGAGACCACAGATCAACGTCTCATTTCAGAACAG GGGAAGAAGACAAGAAAATGAATGAAGACCTAGAGTCTCAGTTCCAGCAAAGCATGGACAGTACTATGTCTGGAAGAAATCGACGACACTGTGGACTTGGTTTCAGTGAG CTGGAGGAGGCTGAAGGACAAGATGATGTGAACAGATACTCTCCTGAACCTGAAAGTCCAGAGGACTCTGAAAGTGACTCTGAGTCAGAGCAAGAGGAATCTGCAGAAGAACTGCAATCTGCTGAAAAAGACAGTGAAGGTGATGATCCAGAAAGCAAGAAAGATGTGAAAAGCAATTATAAAATGATGTTTGTTAAATCCAGCGGCTCATAA